The Pan troglodytes isolate AG18354 chromosome 7, NHGRI_mPanTro3-v2.0_pri, whole genome shotgun sequence genome has a window encoding:
- the CCDC166 gene encoding coiled-coil domain-containing protein 166 isoform X2, whose amino-acid sequence MAPKKKRGPSAGSQPGGAAAAGAEQPLSERAQYLQREHALLSEQLDTCEESVDQVLRENAFLEREALRLREENRLYASYVSARAQRCAKAIVRLDEQNRVDLAQIHWQRAELASLYHGREDGVRAQLSEMEARAAQMAQQVQELQPYKVLQLEQLARIRALERELLHMRVEHTQLLHRVKRRFLEDKAAFEREARQRVQSLARRAEREAARALVAHTQAIKADNGRLRQELLLLLRRTQLLHHTRRQLLEQREQLRREHEDTRDLARVHGWLRRGPGGPPLWERPAFSQPTSRPGSLAAPISPSRAASQTPSVVPSRAASRASSVVPSREASRVPSLVLSSMDSRVPSLATSKDTLRSTKSGPKLRSGLSRDRDPALLPPQSEDSVIAEAAAEASPGRA is encoded by the exons ATGGCGCCCAAGAAAAAGCGCGGGCCGAGCGCAGGGAGCCAGCCAGGTGGTGCGGCGGCCGCGGGTGCCGAGCAGCCGCTATCGGAGCGCGCGCAGTACCTGCAACGCGAACACGCGCTGCTCTCGGAGCAGCTGGACACCTGCGAGGAGAGCGTTGACCAGGTGCTGCGAGAGAACGCCTTCCTGGAGCGCGAGGCGCTGCGCCTGCGCGAGGAGAACCGGCTCTACGCCAGCTACGTGAGCGCGCGCGCCCAGCGCTGCGCCAAAGCCATCGTCCGGCTGGACGAGCAGAACCGCGTGGACCTAGCGCAGATCCACTGGCAGCGGGCGGAACTGGCCTCGCTCTACCACGGGCGCGAGGACGGGGTGCGCGCGCAGCTGTCGGAGATGGAGGCGCGCGCGGCACAGATGGCACAGCAGGTGCAAGAGCTGCAGCCCTACAAG GTGctgcagctggagcagctggccCGGATCCGGGCGCTGGAGCGCGAGCTGCTGCATATGCGCGTGGAGCACACGCAGCTGCTCCACCGCGTGAAGCGGCGCTTCCTGGAGGACAAGGCGGCCTTCGAGCGCGAGGCGCGTCAGCGCGTGCAGTCCCTGGCGCGGCGCGCGGAGCGGGAGGCGGCGCGCGCGCTTGTGGCGCACACGCAGGCCATCAAAGCGGACAACGGACGCCTGCGgcaggagctgctgctgctgctccgcCGGACCCAGCTGCTGCACCACACGCGGCGCCAGCTGCTGGAACAGCGCGAGCAGCTGCGCCGCGAGCACGAGGACACGCGGGACCTGGCGCGTGTGCACGGCTGGCTGCGCAGGGGCCCCGGAGGCCCGCCGCTCTGGGAGCGGCCGGCCTTCTCCCAGCCCACCTCGCGCCCCGGGTCATTAGCCGCCCCCATAAGCCCGTCGCGCGCGGCCTCCCAGACCCCGTCTGTGGTACCGTCGCGCGCGGCCTCCCGGGCCTCGTCCGTGGTCCCGTCGCGCGAGGCTTCCCGGGTCCCCTCGTTGGTGCTATCGAGCATGGACTCCAGGGTCCCATCGCTGGCCACTTCAAAG GACACTCTCCGCTCTACGAAGTCTGGCCCCAAGCTTCGCTCTGGCCTGTCCCGGGATCGGGATCCGGCTCTTCTCCCCCCACAGTCGGAGGACAGCGTGATCGCTGAAGCTGCGGCAGAAGCCTCCCCGGGTAGAGCCTGA
- the CCDC166 gene encoding coiled-coil domain-containing protein 166 isoform X1: MAPKKKRGPSAGSQPGGAAAAGAEQPLSERAQYLQREHALLSEQLDTCEESVDQVLRENAFLEREALRLREENRLYASYVSARAQRCAKAIVRLDEQNRVDLAQIHWQRAELASLYHGREDGVRAQLSEMEARAAQMAQQVQELQPYKVLQLEQLARIRALERELLHMRVEHTQLLHRVKRRFLEDKAAFEREARQRVQSLARRAEREAARALVAHTQAIKADNGRLRQELLLLLRRTQLLHHTRRQLLEQREQLRREHEDTRDLARVHGWLRRGPGGPPLWERPAFSQPTSRPGSLAAPISPSRAASQTPSVVPSRAASRASSVVPSREASRVPSLVLSSMDSRVPSLATSKVGSRMPSLTASRAGSRALPLVQSLEGSGISSGSSLRVSSQDTLRSTKSGPKLRSGLSRDRDPALLPPQSEDSVIAEAAAEASPGRA; this comes from the exons ATGGCGCCCAAGAAAAAGCGCGGGCCGAGCGCAGGGAGCCAGCCAGGTGGTGCGGCGGCCGCGGGTGCCGAGCAGCCGCTATCGGAGCGCGCGCAGTACCTGCAACGCGAACACGCGCTGCTCTCGGAGCAGCTGGACACCTGCGAGGAGAGCGTTGACCAGGTGCTGCGAGAGAACGCCTTCCTGGAGCGCGAGGCGCTGCGCCTGCGCGAGGAGAACCGGCTCTACGCCAGCTACGTGAGCGCGCGCGCCCAGCGCTGCGCCAAAGCCATCGTCCGGCTGGACGAGCAGAACCGCGTGGACCTAGCGCAGATCCACTGGCAGCGGGCGGAACTGGCCTCGCTCTACCACGGGCGCGAGGACGGGGTGCGCGCGCAGCTGTCGGAGATGGAGGCGCGCGCGGCACAGATGGCACAGCAGGTGCAAGAGCTGCAGCCCTACAAG GTGctgcagctggagcagctggccCGGATCCGGGCGCTGGAGCGCGAGCTGCTGCATATGCGCGTGGAGCACACGCAGCTGCTCCACCGCGTGAAGCGGCGCTTCCTGGAGGACAAGGCGGCCTTCGAGCGCGAGGCGCGTCAGCGCGTGCAGTCCCTGGCGCGGCGCGCGGAGCGGGAGGCGGCGCGCGCGCTTGTGGCGCACACGCAGGCCATCAAAGCGGACAACGGACGCCTGCGgcaggagctgctgctgctgctccgcCGGACCCAGCTGCTGCACCACACGCGGCGCCAGCTGCTGGAACAGCGCGAGCAGCTGCGCCGCGAGCACGAGGACACGCGGGACCTGGCGCGTGTGCACGGCTGGCTGCGCAGGGGCCCCGGAGGCCCGCCGCTCTGGGAGCGGCCGGCCTTCTCCCAGCCCACCTCGCGCCCCGGGTCATTAGCCGCCCCCATAAGCCCGTCGCGCGCGGCCTCCCAGACCCCGTCTGTGGTACCGTCGCGCGCGGCCTCCCGGGCCTCGTCCGTGGTCCCGTCGCGCGAGGCTTCCCGGGTCCCCTCGTTGGTGCTATCGAGCATGGACTCCAGGGTCCCATCGCTGGCCACTTCAAAGGTGGGATCCCGGATGCCATCCCTGACCGCGTCGCGCGCAGGCTCCCGGGCCCTGCCGCTGGTGCAGTCACTCGAGGGCTCTGGGATCTCTTCGGGGTCCTCACTGAGGGTGTCCTCACAGGACACTCTCCGCTCTACGAAGTCTGGCCCCAAGCTTCGCTCTGGCCTGTCCCGGGATCGGGATCCGGCTCTTCTCCCCCCACAGTCGGAGGACAGCGTGATCGCTGAAGCTGCGGCAGAAGCCTCCCCGGGTAGAGCCTGA